A part of Arachis hypogaea cultivar Tifrunner chromosome 12, arahy.Tifrunner.gnm2.J5K5, whole genome shotgun sequence genomic DNA contains:
- the LOC112728199 gene encoding 6,7,8-trihydroxycoumarin synthase translates to MVSPLLLILFLTLPFSLFLFFFQKQKNKAFPPGPKGLPIIGNLHQFHFPTLHIQLWKLSKLYGPLFSIKLGLRPCLVVSNSKMAQEVLKTHDIEFCGRPSFLAQNKISYNRIEIAFSAYNDSWKAIKKICITHFLNSSSVSKFSSIRQFEVNQMIKEISIQASSKSVTNLNDAILSLTNTIIYRIAFGRSYKDDKGIIVAKRLLGLLNESQALLGAFFVSDYVPFMGWIDKLRGMHSLLERSCQKFDAFLQEIVNQHLDPKRQKSDDEEEEENVIDVLLKLKNNKEQSFPFDLTYDHIKAVLMDILIGGTYSSAATSTWAMANLMKNPKAMMKVQEEVRNFFGSKGFVDEDEIRNNNNNVLPYLKAVIKETLRLVPPLPLLLTRETNEACKIGEYEIEAKTLVYVNAWAIQRDPEIWKDPEEFYPERFLKSSIDFKGQDFELIPFGSGRRICPGLNMGVATVEIIVANLLFWFDWEIPIGMEDLDNNEVKPGIVHSKKNPLYLRAKNYYHMGVINE, encoded by the exons ATGGTGTCCCCCCTGCTCTTAATTCTATTCCTAACTCTTCCTTTCTCAttgtttctcttcttctttcaaaaacaaaagaacaaagccTTTCCACCAGGTCCTAAAGGCCTTCCAATAATTGGAAACCTTCACCAATTTCATTTTCCTACCCTTCATATTCAACTATGGAAGCTCTCAAAATTATATGGTCCTTTGTTCTCAATCAAACTAGGTTTAAGGCCATGTCTTGTTGTATCCAATTCCAAAATGGCCCAAGAAGTGTTGAAAACTCATGACATTGAATTTTGTGGAAGGCCTTCTTTTCTTGCCCAAAACAAAATTTCCTACAATAGGATTGAAATTGCATTTTCAGCATACAATGATTCTTGGAAAGCAATCAAGAAAATTTGTATTACCCATTTCCTCAATTCAAGTAGTGTCTCCAAATTCTCCTCTATACGCCAATTTGAGGTGAATCAAATGATCAAGGAGATATCAATACAAGCTTCTTCTAAAAGTGTGACAAATTTGAATGATGCAATTTTGTCACTTACCAACACTATAATTTATAGAATTGCTTTTggaagaagctataaagatgataAAGGAATTATTGTTGCTAAGAGGTTACTTGGTTTGCTTAATGAATCTCAAGCTTTGTTAGGAGCATTCTTTGTTTCTGATTATGTTCCATTCATGGGGTGGATTGATAAACTTAGAGGTATGCATTCTCTTCTTGAAAGAAGTTGTCAGAAATTTGATGCATTCTTGCAAGAAATTGTCAACCAACAccttgatccaaagagacaaaaATCTgatgacgaagaagaagaagaaaatgtcattGATGTCTTATTGAAGCTGAAGAATAATAAGGAGCAGTCATTTCCATTTGATCTCACTTATGATCACATCAAAGCTGTGCTAATG gaCATACTTATTGGAGGGACATATTCAAGTGCTGCCACATCAACTTGGGCCATGGCCAATCTAATGAAGAACCCTAAAGCAATGATGAAGGTTCAAGAAGAAGTTAGAAACTTCTTTGGAAGCAAAGGCTTTGTTGATGAAGATGaaataagaaataataataataatgttctaCCTTATCTTAAGGCAGTGATAAAAGAGACACTTAGATTAGTGCCACCATTACCACTATTATTAACAAGAGAAacaaatgaagcatgcaaaataGGAGAATATGAAATTGAAGCCAAGACATTAGTGTATGTTAATGCATGGGCAATTCAAAGGGATCCTGAAATTTGGAAAGACCCAGAAGAGTTTTATCCTGAGAGATTCTTGAAAAGTTCAATTGATTTTAAGGGTCAAGATTTTGAGCTGATTCCATTTGGTTCTGGAAGGAGAATTTGCCCTGGATTGAATATGGGAGTTGCAACGGTGGAGATTATTGTTGCTAATCTTCTTTTTTGGTTTGATTGGGAGATTCCAATTGGGATGGAAGACTTGGATAATAATGAAGTCAAACCAGGGATTGTTCATAGCAAAAAGAATCCTCTTTATCTTAGGGCCAAGAATTATTATCATATGGGAGTAATTAATGAATGA